From a single Pelodiscus sinensis isolate JC-2024 chromosome 4, ASM4963464v1, whole genome shotgun sequence genomic region:
- the LOC102456459 gene encoding integrin alpha-D-like isoform X2, translated as MPSLACGTCTHGCSPKAPVFRPADGGQRGELPQGLVILRDSGLQQLLTLRKLQHNPGTQPECFTLVADIVLLIDGSSSIEPEDFEKMKTFLSEIMKRFRGTDTQFALRQYSHEFQEYFNFTEYSRNRDPDNLVQGVEQIHGQTHTATAIRKVVQELFTSGNSAREEATKVLIVITDGQKNQDPLSYSDVIPEAERAGIIRYAVGVGSAFSNDTSKQELREIASEPSYRHVLRVDNFGALECIKNKLQKKIFTIQGYSFEIITDKGQSSYVVGISLCHCIGKVILFSQGAKDEGWVPQLELLGEQIGSRFGSTLCAVDLNRDGNTDLVLIGAPMYHTPLTGGLVYVCLIDWLGATLIFSTTLQGQMGQVSGLFGASMSEIGDISGDGQTDVAIGAPMENENCGAVYIFHGKKGGLNPQYSQRIEGAQFHIRLHYFGQAVSGVTNLTGDGLIVIVVGAQGQVLLLRSRPVLRVEVSISFQPPTIPASAFDCQGQEKFNTEASRAEICFTVTKSTRDNQGSRISSTIQYSLALDPWRRKIRAAFGSTGPVLSRELKLGIEKKCEKYPIMLPFCPEDTLAPITLRLNYTLTGEPIAGSDSLRPVLSEDSALVSAGLLRFENDCGTDGRCNDQLEISFNFSGLSASVVGAAPELNITVSIQNRGENSCNTTVRFSYPAALSYRRVLLLQSYSETMDVKCSSDVSSEEQTQRNSTCHINPPIFWSRAEAVFIATFDVSSEADLGDRLQITASASSDNGGPFTERMVHQEALVKYGIFIILTSLEESTKYVNFSTKAAETSTPVTHRYEVKNLRQRSVPLSVTFQFPVELSGVRVWDASEVVPSKPQLAQCTSEVGTPGSKDFVKLMSERPLLDCSVATCKKIRCTIASLEMQQPLEFMIKGNVGFQWVSQNQQQKVTLVSEARIEYEEKKYTQKEGFVQRQVQTVVEQLMVYNNLPIIMASSVGGLGLLALITAVLYKDCSVATCKKIRCTIASLEMQQPLEFMIKGNVGFQWVSQVRELPLPSGQTLQQKVTLVSEARIEYEEKKYTKMEGFVQRQPRDTVSNTQMNSSSAVASSLIER; from the exons atgccttcccttgcctgtggCACCTGCACCCACGGCTGCAGCCCCAAAGCCCCTGTGTTCAGGCCGGCGGACGGGGGGCAAAGAGgggaactgccccagggcctggtgattctaagGGATTCGGGgcttcagcagctgctg ACCCTCCGGAAGCTGCAGCACAACCCAGGCACCCAGCCAG AGTGCTTCACACTCGTCGCAGACATCGTGCTCCTCATCGACGGCTCGAGCAGCATCGAACCCGAGGACTTTGAAAAGATGAAGACGTTTCTCTCTGAGATCATGAAGCGTTTCCGTGGCACCGACACGCAG TTTGCGCTCAGGCAGTACTCCCATGAATTTCAAGAGTACTTCAACTTCACGGAGTACAGCAGAAATCGTGACCCAGACAACCTTGTCCAAGGAGTTGAACAGAttcatggacagacacacacggcCACCGCCATCCGGAAAGTGGT GCAGGAGCTGTTCACCTCTGGGAACAGCGCTCGGGAGGAGGCCACCAAGGTTCTCATTGTGATCACAGATGGGCAGAAAAACCAAGACCCACTTTCTTATTCAGACGTTATTCCCGAGGCGGAGAGAGCGGGGATCATTCGCTATGCCGTCGGG GTCGGTTCTGCCTTCTCCAATGATACCTCCAAACAGGAGCTCCGTGAAATCGCCTCTGAGCCCAGCTACCGGCACGTCTTGCGGGTGGACAATTTTGGCGCCCTTGAGTGCATCAAGAACAAGCTGCAGAAGAAAATCTTCACCATCCAAG GTTATTCATTTGAGATCATCACAGACAAAGGGCAGAGTAGCTACGTGGTTGGGATCTCTCTCTGCCACTGCATCGGCAAAGTCATCCTGTTCAGCCAAGGTGCCAAGGATGAGGGATGGGTACCCCAATTGGAGCTGCTGGGAGAGCAG ATCGGTTCACGTTTCGGGAGCACACTGTGCGCTGTGGACCTGAACAGAGATGGGAACACAGACCTGGTTCTGATCGGAGCCCCCATGTACCACACACCTCTGACTGGAGGACTGGTCTATGTCTGTCTGATTGACTGGCTG GGGGCGACGCTGATTTTCAGCACAACTCTGCAGGGGCAGATGGGGCAGGTGTCCGGGCTCTTTGGGGCCAGCATGTCTGAAATCGGGGACATCAgcggggacggacagacggacgtgGCCATCGGGGCCCCCATGGAGAACGAGAACTGCGGGGCCGTGTACATCTTCCATGGGAAAAAGGGAGGCCTTAACCCTCAGTACAGTCAG cgcATCGAGGGGGCGCAGTTCCACATCAGGCTGCACTACTTTGGCCAGGCCGTCAGTGGCGTGACAAACCTGACAGGGGATGGGCTGATCGTCATCGTGGTGGGAGCACAAGGCCAGGTTCTGCTGCTGAG GTCCCGGCCAGTGCTCAGAGTTGAGGTGTCCATCAGCTTCCAGCCCCCCACGATCCCCGCCTCAGCCTTTGACTGCCAGGGGCAGGAGAAGTTCAACACGGAGGccagcagggcagagatctgctTCACTGTCACGAAGAGCACCAGGGACAACCAAG GCAGTAGGATCTCCAGCACTATCCAGTACAGCCTGGCCCTGGACCCCTGGAGGAGGAAGATCCGAGCTGCCTTCGGCTCCACCGGCCCCGTCCTGAGCAGGGAGCTGAAACTGGGCATCGAGAAGAAATGTGAGAAGTACCCGATAATGTTACCT TTCTGCCCTGAGGACACCCTGGCCCCCATCACCCTGCGCCTCAACTACACCCTCACGGGGGAGCCCATCGCTGGCAGTGACAGCCTCAGACCCGTCCTGAGTGAGGACTCTGCGCTGGTGTCTGCAGGCTTG CTCCGATTTGAGAACGACTGCGGCACTGATGGCCGCTGCAATGACCAACTAGAAATCTCCTTCAATTTCTCTGG CTTGAGTGCCTCAGtggtgggagctgccccagaACTCAACATCACCGTCTCCATCCAGAACCGCGGGGAGAATTCCTGCAACACCACAGTGCGGTTCTCCTACCCGGCCGCGCTGTCCTACCGCCGGGTCCTGCTGCTCCAG TCTTACAGTGAGACCATGGATGTTAAATGCAGCTCGGATGTGAGCTCGGAGGAGCAGACTCAGAGGAACAGCACCTGCCACATCAACCCCCCCATCTTCTGGAGCAGAGCCGAG GCCGTCTTCATCGCCACCTTCGACGTCTCCTCTGAGGCCGACCTGGGGGACAGGCTGCAGATCACGGCCAGCGCCAGCAG tgacaACGGTGGCCCGTTCACTGAGCGCATGGTTCACCAGGAAGCGCTGGTCAAGTACGGCATCTTCATCATCCTCACCAG CCTCGAGGAGTCGACCAAGTACGTCAACTTCTCCACCAAGGCGGCAGAGACAAGCACACCAGTGACACATCGGTACGAG GTGAAGAACCTGCGGCAGCGAAGCGTCCCCCTGTCAGTCACGTTCCAGTTCCCTGTGGAGCTGAGCGGGGTCCGTGTGTGGGACGCCTCTGAGGTCGTCCCCTCCAAG CCCCAGCTGGCTCAGTGCACCAGTGAGGTGGGAACACCTGGTTCCAAGGACTTTGTGAAGCTGATGAgcgagcgccccctgctg GACTGCTCCGTGGCCACCTGTAAGAAGATCCGGTGCACAATCGCCTCCCTGGAAATGCAGCAGCCGCTGGAGTTCATGATCAAAGGGAACGTCGGCTTCCAGTGGGTCTCCCAG AATCAGCAGCAGAAAGTGACCCTGGTGAGCGAGGCCCGGATTGAATACGAGGAGAAGAAATACACCCAGAAGGAGGGATTTGTCCAGCGCCAG GTGCAAACGGTGGTGGAGCAGCTCATGGTCTATAACAACCTGCCCATCATCATGGCCAGCAGCGTGGGAGGCCTGGGCCTGCTGGCTCTCATCACTGCAGTCCTCTacaag